In Providencia hangzhouensis, the DNA window TACCTGAACCTTCCCCTACCGCACGAAATGCAATTTCGCGTAATCGACCAATTTCTCGTAAGATCGGTGACCTTACCTCTTGGTTTCGGTGATAAAGGTAAATCGCTTTCCCATCAGGAGAAGTTCCTAGCCGCTCACAGGCCACTAAGGCCTTTTTTAATTCAATTCTATCTTCTGGTAAAGCAATTGGCGATTCACTGGTAAATAGCCCTTCCTTACCTTTTCCCAGCAAATAGACATGGCGGCGAAAGCGCCCTGCTAACTCATGAGCCGCCGTATGACCATCATGCCAATGAATAAATGGGATACTGCCACCAATACGAATTTTTAATCTTTTTCCTCGCTGCTTAAACATTTCCCTGACTAACATTAAAGTAGATAATGGCTTGTAAACCAGCGAAGTTAAGTAAAATAAATGGCTATTACGCCCTTGAATATGGATGGGAACGATAGAGGCTCTAGCCTTTGCGGCTAAACGCAAAAAACCTGTACGCCAGTGGCCATCACGAACCCCTTTGCGACCAAATCGAGAAACTTCCCCCGCAGGAAACACAATTAATGCCCCTTGTTTATCCAAATGCTGTTGCATGGCTTCAACTTGTTGTCGACTGGTTCGGTTATTCATATTATCCACTGAAATAAATAAGCTTTTTAGTGGTTCTATATAATTGAGAAACTGATTTGCCACTATTTTTACATCAGGACGAACGGCAGCAACCACACGTAATAATGCAAGGCCATCGAGTGAACCTATCGGATGGTTAGCAACTAAGACAACAGGTCCTTGAGTCGGAATATTTTCTAAGTCACCCTCAACCATTTCACTAGAAATATCAAAGAACTCCATGATTTGTTCAATAAGATCCAAGCCCTTTAAGTGCGGATAATCTTGAGCAAATTGGTGAAATTCCTGTTCAAACAAAAGCTTTTTTAATAAGCGACGTTTCCATTTGCCTGGTGTTTGATGAGGAAAAATATCGTGCAGCAGGGTATCGACACTAAACATAATGCTATCTCCTAACTGAGTTACGACGAACTTAAGTCAGATTCATAACAACAATATGTTTATTTTATGACAAAATGGTGAAAGCACAAAAATGATGATGTAGATCATTACTTTTTATTTGCCAATATTATGGTTATCTAAAATCAATAATTTTCAGGAATATTGTTTTCTTAAATAATTTATATTTTACTTATTTTGTAATATGCATTTAGTCCACAACAATTAAAAAGGTAAAAACTAAACTTTTCGATTAGTTTTACTCAATTTATTTTAATAATTAAGAAGTTATCATTTATAAATATCCACCAATTAAATTGAACTAAAAATCTATTGCAGTAAGATTAATTTGAAACAATATCCTTTAAATTCAATCTAATAAAATTTAATCATCAGCTTGTTTTTTAATTATTATTTCATTGATAGGTAAATCTTATTTAAACAATCGCTTAAACCGATGGCCATCATTGATAAAAATCAAGAACTTCTCGGACTTATTTATCCATCATAGTCCGGCTGTAGAATTATATTAATTAAAAAATATTTAAATATATTTGACCGCAATCTTTCAAGGATAGTGTAATGAAAAAACTTACTCGCATTACGGTCGCTGTCATATTTTTGCTTTTACTCGGTTATTTTGGATTATCTGGATATGTGTGGTATCACGATAATCAACGAAGAGAAAATAATGACATTCAGACATCTAAAATTGCAGAAAATAATCAAGTCCTCCAATTCTTTGCCGAAAAGGGATGCGATTACTGTCACACACCGTCAACTGATTTACCTGCCTACGCATCATTCCCCATTGCTAAGCAACTGATGGAATACGATATTCAGCTAGGTTATAAGTCATTCAACCTTGAGGCTGCTCGCGCTGCACTCATCGCAGGAGAACCTGTACCACAAAGTGAATTAAATAAAATTGAGTGGGTTATGCAGAACCACACCATGCCTCCAACACGTTATGTTGCACTTCATTGGGCCAGCAGTGTCAGTGATGAAGAACGTAATAACCTATTGAATTGGATAGCTAAACAGCGGGAAGAGCACTATGCCAGCCAAGATACCGCTGCTGAACATCGCAACGAACCAATTCAACCAATTCCAAAATCACTGGATGTTGATGATGCAAAAGTCGCATTAGGTTTCCGCTTGTATCATGATGCACGCCTGTCAGGGGATAGCACAATTTCTTGTGCACACTGCCACGCACTCAATGCAGGTGGTGTTGATGGCCGTAAAACATCAATTGGTGTTGGTGGCGCAGTAGGCCCAATCAATGCGCCAACGGTGTTTAACTCTGTATTTAATGTCGAGCAATTTTGGGATGGTAGAGCACCTGATTTACAAGCCCAAGCCGGTGGCCCACCATTAAATCCTATCGAAATGGCATCAAAGTCATGGGATGAAATCATTGAAAAATTGGATAAAGACCCTGTCTTAAAACAAGATTTTAATGCGGTTTACCCAGAAGGTTTTACGGGTGACACCATCACCGATGCGATTGCAGAGTTCGAAAAAACCTTAATTACTCCAGACTCTCCGTTTGATAATTGGTTAAGAGGCGACAAAACTGCATTAACCGCACAGCAGGTCCATGGTTACCAGTTATTTAAAGAGAACAAATGTGCAACCTGCCATGGTGGCGTGATCTTAGGTGGTCGTTCCTTCGAACCTCTGGGTCTGAAAAAAGACTATGAGTTCGGTGAAATCACCGCTCAAGATATTGGTCGTATGAATGTCACCTCTGATGAGCGCGATAAGTTACGCCAAAAAGTCCCAACACTACGTAATGTCGAGCTAACCGCACCGTATTTCCACCGCGGCGATGTAGCAACCTTAGATGAAGCAGTGAAACTGATGCTGCGTTATCAAGTGGGTAAAGAACTGCCACAAAAAGATGTCGATGATATTGTTGCCTTCCTTAAGAGTTTAACAGGGGTATATACACCCTATGTGCAACAAAGTGAGTCACAACAGTAAATATCAATAGCTGATTGATATAAAAAACTAATAGCACCGTTCAAATAATAACGGTGCTATTTTTTATATAACACTGCCGTATAAGCTACCTACAACCCTGACTTGACCTGTATTCACAGCAATTCACATTATCGAACACCTCTTCCTCACTGTGTTATTACTTAA includes these proteins:
- a CDS encoding lysophospholipid acyltransferase family protein; the encoded protein is MFSVDTLLHDIFPHQTPGKWKRRLLKKLLFEQEFHQFAQDYPHLKGLDLIEQIMEFFDISSEMVEGDLENIPTQGPVVLVANHPIGSLDGLALLRVVAAVRPDVKIVANQFLNYIEPLKSLFISVDNMNNRTSRQQVEAMQQHLDKQGALIVFPAGEVSRFGRKGVRDGHWRTGFLRLAAKARASIVPIHIQGRNSHLFYLTSLVYKPLSTLMLVREMFKQRGKRLKIRIGGSIPFIHWHDGHTAAHELAGRFRRHVYLLGKGKEGLFTSESPIALPEDRIELKKALVACERLGTSPDGKAIYLYHRNQEVRSPILREIGRLREIAFRAVGEGSGKRRDLDSYDDDYYHLVLWDESELDIVGAYRFIPTKKQIETKGLEGIYSSSLFHYDQAMMPILAQGIELGRSFIQPKYWGKRGLDYLWLGIGAYLAKYPHYRYLFGPVSISGSMPIAARDLLITFYRLYFSAPHSIAQSHQPYPASLPQVLAQFSGGNYHEDLVKLKSLLNNIGCSIPTLYKQYTELCEPGGVQFMDFGTDPAFNDCIDGLVLVDLTKLKPARYQRYIGVHQ
- a CDS encoding cytochrome-c peroxidase, which encodes MKKLTRITVAVIFLLLLGYFGLSGYVWYHDNQRRENNDIQTSKIAENNQVLQFFAEKGCDYCHTPSTDLPAYASFPIAKQLMEYDIQLGYKSFNLEAARAALIAGEPVPQSELNKIEWVMQNHTMPPTRYVALHWASSVSDEERNNLLNWIAKQREEHYASQDTAAEHRNEPIQPIPKSLDVDDAKVALGFRLYHDARLSGDSTISCAHCHALNAGGVDGRKTSIGVGGAVGPINAPTVFNSVFNVEQFWDGRAPDLQAQAGGPPLNPIEMASKSWDEIIEKLDKDPVLKQDFNAVYPEGFTGDTITDAIAEFEKTLITPDSPFDNWLRGDKTALTAQQVHGYQLFKENKCATCHGGVILGGRSFEPLGLKKDYEFGEITAQDIGRMNVTSDERDKLRQKVPTLRNVELTAPYFHRGDVATLDEAVKLMLRYQVGKELPQKDVDDIVAFLKSLTGVYTPYVQQSESQQ